The Paenibacillus amylolyticus genome contains the following window.
CTGCTGCAGGTGCGGGCGCTGCTTCTGCTGAAGCTGAGCAATCCGAGTTCGACGTAATCTTGACTAACGCTGGTGCTTCCAAAATCAACGTTATCAAAGCAGTTCGTGAAATCACAGGTCTTGGCCTGAAAGAAGCAAAAGAACTGGTTGACAACGCTCCAAAAGCACTGAAAGAAAAAGTTGCTAAAGAAGAAGCAGAAGCGGTTAAAGCTAAGCTTGAAGAAGCAGGCGCTACAATCGAAGTTAAATAATTTAGCTTTTATAAGCTGGATGAACAAAACAACAAACCCCTTGACTTATATCAAGGGGTTTGTTGCTGTAATTGTAAATGGAAAGTGAGTGAGGGCATGTCCAATCATTATTATTCGGAAAAACCGCAAGTAGCGCATGATCGCAGAGCAACTGAAGCGGTTCTTCGCGGATTCAGTCTGCGATTCGTGACGGACGCCGGTGTGTTTTCCAAAAACGGAATCGATTATGGCAGCAGAGTATTGATTGATGCGATAGAGTTGCCATCAGGGGCTCATGTTCTCGATGTGGGTTGTGGATACGGACCGATGGGTCTTACAGCAGCCAAACTTGTACCGGATGGGCATGTCACCATGATCGATATCAACGAGAGAGCCGTTGAACTTTCCAGGGAGAATGCAAAAGCGAACGGAATTAACAATGTTACAGTAATGCAGAGTAATCTACTGGCTGAAGTAAAACAACAAGATTTTGATGTGATCTTAACCAATCCGCCTATACGGGCTGGGAAAGAGACGGTTCATGCTATTTTCGAACAGGCACATCGCCATCTGAAGGTAGGCGGTTCGTTGTGGATTGTCATTCAGAAGAAACAAGGGGCTCCATCAGTAAAAGCGAAATTGGAATCTTTGTTTGGAAGAGTGGAAGAAGTGACGAAGGATAAAGGCTATCGGATTTTTAAAGCGGTGAAGTCGGAAGAGGATTCTACTAAAAGCTAAATCCGAGTTTGTAAAGTAAGCAGGGGATCATTTTTTTTGCAATAGGACTATTGACTTGAAATTCAGGCCGTGGTATTATTGTAAAATGTCAGTATTAAGATGCCCTACTTGGCTTTAGCTAACTAAAAATGTCAACCTTTTTTTTACGCCGAACGGGCTTATTATGCCTACGTTTGGCGTATAATATGTACATTTTGGGCAAACTGGGGATAAGAATGATTTGGAAAGACATCCGCCGATCAAAGTTGCTCTTTTTTCGAACGACATTTCGAGTAAGGGCTTTTCTTTATTTGTGGATGCATTGCTTTGCTCTGTATGTGTACCATTATAAGGTTACAAACAGAGGTTCGCAACGAAATTTTTAAAGTGAGTAGACATTGAGGGGTGAGTTTAAGTTGGCAGGACATCTTGTTCAATATGGTCGACGCACTCGGCGCAGTTATGCACGAATTAACGAGATACTCGAAGTTCCTAACCTGATTGAAATCCAACAAAAATCCTATGATTGGTTTTTGGAGGAAGGGTTGCGCGAAATGTTCCAGGATATCTCGCCGATCCAGGATTTCACAGGCAACTTGATTTTGGAATTTATCGATTACAGTCTCGGTGAACCGAAGTATACAGTAGACGACGCGAAAGAGCGTGACGTTACGTATGCAGCACCGCTTCGGGTCAAAGTCCGGCTCATTAATAAGGAAACCGGCGAAGTCAAAGAGCAGGAAGTATTCATGGGAGATTTCCCGCTGATGACCAACACGGGCACATTTATTATTAATGGTGCGGAACGGGTTATTGTCAGCCAGTTGGTTCGCTCTCCTAGCGTTTACTTCAGTACCAAAGTAGATAAAAACGCCAAAAAAACGTATACCGCTACAGTTATTCCTAACCGCGGCGCTTGGCTGGAACTGGAGATGGACGCGAAGGATGTTGTTTACGTCCGGATCGACCGTACACGTAAAATACCGGTTAC
Protein-coding sequences here:
- the rplL gene encoding 50S ribosomal protein L7/L12 produces the protein MSKEQILEAIKGMTVLELNDLVKAIEEEFGVTAAAPVAAAGAGAASAEAEQSEFDVILTNAGASKINVIKAVREITGLGLKEAKELVDNAPKALKEKVAKEEAEAVKAKLEEAGATIEVK
- a CDS encoding class I SAM-dependent methyltransferase, with the translated sequence MSNHYYSEKPQVAHDRRATEAVLRGFSLRFVTDAGVFSKNGIDYGSRVLIDAIELPSGAHVLDVGCGYGPMGLTAAKLVPDGHVTMIDINERAVELSRENAKANGINNVTVMQSNLLAEVKQQDFDVILTNPPIRAGKETVHAIFEQAHRHLKVGGSLWIVIQKKQGAPSVKAKLESLFGRVEEVTKDKGYRIFKAVKSEEDSTKS